tttatcgctaatcccctcgtcggaggtggtgtaaagaaaccggtttaaagggccctttaattcgaaagaaagggcctcgttgtgtggacgtgtccaggcttaattcggtttaacgctgctaaagtcgacctaaacccgtagtgtagaccaggcctcagtaattgtccttctctctggagtgctgatttgcttcagtgagtgaatcttctcagtttctagtttgttggttgttagcagtctctttcttatttttattagaacttttgtacccatgttcaatggataagtggctgaaaaaggaaagtgtaaagacgctggaatcagctagtgtttcctcaagtccacactgtggaaaatctaagtctaatgatcatgatggtcctggaaagtcacttacaaagaaaagaaaatatgacgatgattatataaaatatggctttacatgcattggtgatcaagaacatccaaaaccactgtgtgtgatttgtggtgatgttctagcaaacagcagcctcaaaccttctctacttcggcaccatttagaaactaggcatcctgcacaactcgacaagcctgttgagtttttcaagcaaaaattagctgagaagaaaagtgacattatcagttttatatccaaagcaagtactgataTTGAAAATGCACTTAAAGCGTCATACCGTGTGAGCTACCaagtagcaaaagcatcagaagcccataccatagcagagagcttgactggtccatgtataaaagatgtagttcattgcatgctcggagaaaaggctgcaaaaaagattgacatggtacctttgtccaataatacgttgtcacgaagaattaataacatgtcaaataatgtagagaccacaattgtacatagagtgaaaaatagtccatattatgctatacagttggatgaatcaactgatatagctaatctagctattttgctactaTTTGTACGTTATGTGAATGAAAATATGGGTGAAGAAGACCTGTTGTTTTGCCGACCATTGGAAAAACCAAAAAGAAGATATCTTCAATatgactaatgcatattttcaagaaaaggaaatagattggtctcgttgcctaggcatttgcactgatggaGCCACATCAATGACGGGGAAGTATTCTGGATTTGTAGCTcaaacaaaaaaggttgcatcaaaagtctcttggactcattgcagcatTCATAAACAAGCCCTTGCAACAAAACGCAtgccagagggactgaaggaagtgctggacaatgtagtgaaaatggtgaatttcataaaatcatggccAACAAATTCCAGACTATTTCACGTACTTTGTGAAAAAATGGGTAGTATACACGTCTGTTTGTTGacccatactgaagttagatggctctcaAGGGGTAAAATCCTTGTGTGCTTGTTTGAGGTTAGAACGgaaatcctagtttttttttcaacagccaccctttccaccttgccagctgtatggaaaataatttctggctccagagcctagcttatttagcagatattttctcaagaattaatgacctaaatttatctcttcaaggcctcaatataacagttttcaatgtgcaagagCAAGCTGAATCCctgataaagaagttgcagttctggggaagttgtttggaaaacaatgaaaacaatcaaactgagtgattcagtaatcttcatgacttcctggtagaacataaacttcagttggatcagtgcactaaaaccaatgtaattgcacacctaaaaggactttgcacaactttCAGGGAATACTTTCCAGCTATGTCAGGTGATAATGACTGAATTCgcaacccttttgatgataccactttctcaGCACAGATATTAAACAccgaggaaaaagagaaattgattgagtTCTCCTGTGATTAtgaactgaaaaggagtttcagaaatctatcattgatcaacttttggctgagtttaagaaacgagtacccctttctggcagaaaaagctgctgcagttttgttaccattttcaacaacatacttatgcgagaaagcattttcctcgtatgcacatctgaaaaccaaatacagaaacagacttgatgctGAACCAGACCTtagactttatctttctccagtggttccagacttccaagagctatgcagagcaaagcaagcgaatccatcacactgaggaaatttaaacttaaatccctggaaatattcatttttaggagggggttcacgagatgtcacaatttagtgaaaggggttcgcgggctgttaaaaTTTGGGAACCACGGCTTTATAGGAacagaacagactcctgaaactcttaccagtccacaaaagtggtccatagtcatgcaaatagtcctattgtctttaatgggattgatcaaatgattaaggggttacaggattaggttccaagtttgtaaatgGTTCTGGAcgaaactgacaatgcctgagctgtcagatcagaaggagcgtcattcgaataaaggtgggcagatgtgtgataagtcttagctctgttgctaagatgaggaatgtgttttcagcaaagttctttgcagattcctgaggcagctggtttaaggccATCAGTGTCCggcattataatcttcacttatagttctctcacccacaaagctggaaaatgacgcatttgttttctttgttttgctgctccagttcgttaacaaaatgcatgttagactagtttggctgcaaagaagaattcttTGTACACTGGGGACAACGCCTGAttcctgtcaggctgcagaactgaGCTGACATCAGAATtcaaacatcctctggtcagtgcaGGCAGAGGCATTTCTCTAATGATctggacttgatgtgatgcagtatggatgtcatggataattcagaccaatggggagaaacagaatcaaaaacactgtttaaacaccttccatctcccaccccccacacccctgtccTCTTGAGGATTCTTGACCaatttaacagcacaatacatatgctaacaaacttaaacaaaccCTTTGTTTAAGTtggttagcatatgtattgtgctggtaaagccatataaagaatgaatgcccTCCCTAGCCATGTTCTGCTCCAGTACCCTGTACGTGCTAAAAATTTCTTGCCCGTACTGCGTACTGGAGCATACCACCCTACTTGCACTCCTGCTTAGGAGGCTAAAAAGAGCCAACCCTCCATGAGACTTACGCCATTTTGATGCTTTGGGTGCACACTAGTCTCTTTCTTGGCACCCCTAGAGATGGCAATAGGAACTGGGGGCATCATAGTACCTTATCCCACTCTAACCAGAAACAAATGTTATTTCCGCTGTACCCAACGCAATGACAAACCAGACTCCTATTCACACAGTCCAGCTGGATCTTCAGTGTGGCCTGTGCAGGAGCATTGATATAGGAAGCACTTGCAGCCAGCTACTGGATATGACCCTGGATGCAGTGAACAGCTTCTCCTTGGTTTCCAGCTGCATAATTCTAAATAAAGAGGCTAACGTGTATGTGCGCCCAGGGGTGGGAGTGGTGGGTGTCCTACAATTAGGCCATGTCAACATTGAGAGAATTTGCAGCAGAGTAACTGCATCATGACTGAGCAGCTACACTTGCCTAAATCCTGCTTTGTTCCAGTATAGCCTGTCTACGTGGGGAGCTTGCACTGATGTAACTAAACTGATGGCATGACTCTGGTGCCAATTttcatgtagacaaagccttagtttcCTGCACCTTAGGCAGACATTGCCCACTCCAAAACCCAGTAGCAGGTGGTGGCATCCCAACAAGGGGGAGAGTTAAGGCGTTACTCCACATACTTCACAACCTTAACTGTGCCACTCCTGGTTTTCGTAAGCTTGTGGCTTGTGTGTTTGACAAGAAATTacaatcttgggggtgggggcaggggtgtatGTAAGGGATGTGAACAGAGTCTTTCCTGCTTTTCTCTTGTTTGAGTGTGGAGCCTGATGTCTCAAAAGGGTACAGGGGGAGCAGAAGGCCCTGTTGTGCAGCAACAGCCCTAATGAATTCCTTTGTAAGTGACTCCCCCGATAACGAGTGCAGGGCTTGGGAATATTATTGGAGTTACTTTTCAAGCTTTGGAGTAAACTCTGGGTGGTAAGCAGGAGAGTTCAGTGAAGCCAGTCGCCTCCAACCTTGCTCATTCTGTCCTGAAACTTTTGGGCCCCACTGTTCCTCCCACCTCTTAAAGGAACAGGGCTCTAGGAAGGGTCCTCTTTAATATATTTCTATTGTTTTAGTCATATTCTTTCTGGACAGCCAGTGCCTTCTGAGTGCATTGCACTCCTTCACAGGAGAAATTCCCAGGTTGATTGGTAAGGAGCTGGCTGGTCACAGGGTTCTGGTTGTCCTTGGTTCCAGCTGAGAGAAGAGATGGGAGATGGAAGTATTTACTGCATTAAAACTAAGAATACGTTATCACACTTCCCTGTTTATACCTTCCATGGTAACACTTGTTGTAGCTGCCCCAAAAGTGTTATGCCCTGGTGACTGGGATGGGATATGGACACCGAGCAGTCTCTCCAGATGTGATCCTCACAGCGATCCACTGGAGAACTACTACATGGCTgcgtctgggctctgagaccttcccaggctttgaagagagagttttgTCCAGGCTGTTGTTTGGTTTGATTCAgcacctccttctctccctctgtaGGTGTCGCtacctggcagttcagctgtctccAGCCATCCCTGTCTTTGCAGTAGTTCTTTTCCTGTTCGCGATGGCTATGCTTCTGCGGACAAGTTTCAGTGATCCTGGTGTgatccccagagccctgcctgatGAGGCAGCCTTCATTGAAATGGAGATTGGTGAGTGTCAACAGAATCTATGCCAGAGTACCTTCCCtgagccctttgtgaaggagtgTGAGTGCGCTAGAGCCTGGGTTGGTGTGGGAAGTTTACTGGGGGGCATATCTTCCCTACTGACTCTGTGAGAGGAGTGAGTGTGCCTGGAGAGTGGCTGTGGTGCTCTACATGTCTCTCAGCCCTGGAAGCCCCccgcttttccccccccccccattcccgaAGTACCTATCCATCAGCTCACATGcgttctctctcctgctgtgctGGGTTTGCCCAGGgaattcccctctccctccccaacatCCCACTCACTCCCATGATAGGGAATGGGAGCAGGGAGATCAAATCTGGGTCGTTCTCTCTCTTCCTGGAAGGTGATGTCAGGCGCAGGTACATCCTAGCAATGGTTTGCCACTGTTCCTTCACTCAGCAGAGTCCTTGGCATCTCTTCACCTGGCCCCAAGTTCTTAGAGCTGTGAACAGAGCCGCTGCCGATGGCTCTGGGCATTGCAGGCTCTCCTGGTCTTGGTGTTAATGAGATGGAACAAGCAGTTAGTGTTGAAATGCAGTGGACTTGGATTAACAATTCTGGTGTCTGATTGGCTTTTGCTTTCAGAGGCCACCAATGGAACTGTGCCTCAGGGTCAGCGTCCGCCCCCGCGTATCAAAAACTTCCAGATCAACAACCAGATAGTGAAGCTGAAGTACTGTTATACGTGCAAGATATTCCGCCCCCCCCGTGCCTCGCACTGCAGCATCTGCGACAATTGTGTGGGTGAGTTAAGAGAGCACAGTGCCCTTGCCATGGGGGAGACCTCAATCCAGCACTCAGGCCTCGCATGTTAGCATCTGGGACATAGGAACTACCAGATGGGATCAGATCGAGGGTATATTTAGCCCTGTAAATCCTGTCTCCACTAGTGGCCAATCCCAGCTGCTTTGAAGGAAAACCATTCAATAGCAGATGGGGGATAATCTGCTCCCTATGAAGGTCTCATTCTAATCCCAAATAGtcagagattggtttaaaatctGAAGCTGGAGGCTTTATCTACcttccaatacatttttttttttttttagcattaactattctaactctggatattcttgttatccatgtaATTGCTCAGTCCCTCTTTGagtcttgctaaattcttggccaacaactttgtggcaatgagttccacagtttgtgTGGCATAAAGTATTTCCTtctatcagttttgaatttgagATTGGATGTGAAGCCCAGTGACGGAGGCTAGGACTGGgagctattttgtgtgtgtatgtcgtggtggggtggggagggaaggggaacagatcagatgaggagcaGGAAGGGGAAATGGGACTGGTGGctgggcaaggaaactgggactcggctgagaagcctgaggagtggagaatGGGACCAGAACGAGGtgccagggatggggaagagacaggactgtgACAGAGACAGGTTGCGGGGGACAGGGAAGAAGGTGGCAAGCTTGTGGGGAGTGGGCAGAAGACTCCATGCCCACTAGAGTGCGCTCTGCTCCTGTGTCTGTAGTAGAACCCAacattcctgagtctcaccattctgCTGCTGTCagaaaatatctgtgaaactcactggcaaagtgcttgtttgttttcttccccaTCTAGTGATGGGCCAAATACAGAAtaacaacctactattgctatcgattactccattagctcaagcagcagagttctgggggggtggaactaaaggttccaaccctgctgaaaACCCATGTAGGTATCAATATGATGGAACTTATTTTcagattgctttttaaaaaacctaggaaattatatATACAActtctgttaaaagaacattaaggttgcaaagtcaagcagttgaaagataggaaatgccacAATTAAGGTCAGCTGTGTGCATGCATTATGGTAGTTTTTAATACTATTTTGGgtgcaggatccctgcctcattcagtgcacaggatggatggtacTCGCTTAATGGGCAGCTATTCAGTAGTTTTTCTCATTGCTCAGTGAATGTCCCCTGTCTTTTTTACTGCATGCTTTCAAACTCTGCTTTGGAGACAGAATTACTAATTTTTGTGGGGGCTTTTCTGTAGCACTCATCACTACAATATCGGAGTGTTTCACAACCACTGGTTTGACTTCCCCACACCCCATGAAATGAAGGGGTGGgattatcctaattttacagatgaggctgaggcacagaaagattaaggtcaaaggtgtccactaattttgggtacccaatttgaggcctctagggcctgattttttccAAGTATTTAGCACTACGCTTTGTATTGTTACCCCCTTTTGACCGGAGTGGCTAGTCAAACTTTGGGGCCCTGTGGGTTTTTCCTACTAGGAGGgaaaatcttgtttatttacaaagattcATAGACTTGAAGGCTGAAAGGGACCATCATGCTCATATAGTCTGACCTTGTGCACAtctcaggccacagaacctcacccacccactcctgtaatagacccggaacctctgtctgagttactgaagtcctcaaacctttatttaaagacttcaagttacagagaatccaccgtttacactagtttaaagctGCAAGTGACCCCTGAGTCATGCGGCAAAGGAAGATGAAAAGCCCCCatggggaattccttcctgaccctaaatatggaaatcagttagaccctgagcatgtgggcaagactcaccagccagacacctgggaaagaattctctgcagtaactcagccCACCCCATCTAGCatccatcaccagccattggagatatttgctccTGGCAGTCGCAGatgggctacatgccattgtaagtAGTCTAGtcctaccatcccctccataaacttatcatgcTCAGTCCTGAAGCCAGTTAGGGTTTttttgctccccttggaaggctgttgcagaacttcactcctctgatggttagaaaccttcgtctaatttcaagcctaaacttgttgatggccagtttatatccatttgttcttgtgtccacattggcacttaatgCCTCTCTCTCCATGGTATAtattcctctgatgtatttgtagagagcaatcatatctcccctcagccttcttttggttagggtaaacaagccaagctctttgagtctcctcttgtaaggtaggttctccatttcTCGGATCATCTTGgtagcccttttctgaacttgttccagtttgaattcatcttaatcatgcaaaaagaagaacaggagtacttgtggcaccttagagactaacaaatttattagagcataagctttcgtggactacagcccacttcttccacgaaagcttatgctctaatacatttgttagtctctaaggtgccacaagtactcctgttcttctttttgcggatacagactaacacggctgttactctgaaacttatcttaATCATGGGAGACCAAAATTGcaaacagtattccagatgaggtctcaccagtgccttgtataacggtactaacacatCCCTGTCCTCTAATGGAagtacctcacctgatgcatcataggactgcattagccttttcaaTGGCCACATCACACTGGCaactcatagtcattctgtgatcaaccaatataccatgtctttttcctcctcctctgtcacttccaactgataagtccccagtttgtaacaaaaattcttgttcttaatccctaagtgcatgaccttttactattaaattccatcccatttctattactccagttttcaaggttgtccagatcttcttgtgtgatattctggtcctcctctttATTAGCaacacctcccaactttgtgtcatctgcagattttattagcacactcccactttttgtgtgaagaccattaataaaaatgttaaatacgaTCGGTCTgaagaccaatccctgaggaactccagtaGTAACCTCCCTCTGGCCTGACAGTTCACTTTTTAGTATGACGTGTTGCATTCTCCCCACTAACCAATTCCTTGTCCacatttcagttctcatattaatccccatcttctccaatttaactaattatTTCCcttgtggaactgtatcaaatgccttgctgaaatccaggtagattcgatctgcctcagatcctaccccatttacactgatgttcactgtGTTAGTCATCAGTCACtgctaacttttttggtgaaaattgaaacaaaaaaggcatttaatgcTTAAGCCATTACTGTCTTTCTTTCCTCATTGAgaaatgggcctaccctgtctttggtcttcctcttgcctctcacatatttgtaaaatgttttcttgttaccttttgtGTCCCTACCTAGTTTTATCTTGTTTTTtgtcttggcctttctaattttgccccgacatgcttttttttttatattcatccttaaTAATTTGACTTAGTTTCCGCTTCTTGTATCACTCTTTTTTTGGTTGTTGAAGATttcctggttaagccaaggtcATCCCCCGTACTTCCCATCTTTCCTATGCATTGAGATGGTTTGCTCTTGTGTCCTTAATAATGACTCTTTAAAATGAAGCAGCTGttctcttggggaaaaaaatagtatgatcATGGAATTAAATACTGTCATATACATAGGTATGCAGgaggcaaattaaggttgcacgggcaagcttaattctgacatttcctaactggTGAGTGTTttcctttgcaaccttaataatgttcttttaaagttaagagtgtgtgtgtgtgtgtgtgtgtgtaattaataAATATATCCTCCACCTTTTATCTGCAATAGCTGTGATCTGCACACTGTGGGATGCTCAGAGGATGAAGGGGAGCAGTTGCTGATTTTTGTAACTGAAATAGACACTAGGTTAATGGGGCTGAGTGGGTtatatctaagggctggtctacactgggggggggaggagggattcgatccaagatacgcaacttcagccacgcaaatagcgtagctgaagtcgaagtatcttggatcgaattacctggggtccacacggcgtgggatcgatggccgcggctcccccgtcgactgtgctaccgctgctcgctctggtggagttccggagtcgatggtgagcgcgttcggggatcaatatatcatgtcttaacgagacgcaatatatcgatcccagataaatcgattgctacccgtcGATActgcgggtagtgaagacgtacccttttactggaaacaaacagcagtgcactctgggagcAGGAACAGCAGTGCTCAGTACACTTCCCATAGAGCTGAATACCCAACTAGAAGTGACCTCTCTGCTTCAGGAGCActctgctcagtggaggagctTTGTTAGCCCCTTTGCCTGGTTTCGTTGGAGGATGGGGTCTCTACCTGGGGCCACGCTCGGGCCCGTGTATTGACCATGCTCTCTGTCTTTGTAACAGATGGAGGGGGTCCTGAAACTCTTCAATTGTGGCATGGGGTGTTGGTCTGGAAAAGGCCAGGTATCCCCACACTAGAGGCCTTCCTCTTCCAGAGCTGCAGCATGGGGGAGTGTTTTCTGTGCAGAGGAGTGGGTTAGGAAGTGTTCTTCCCCCTGGAGACTTAGCTTGGTACAACCTGAGAGCGCTTTGTGCTGATGGAGGCACGGGAAATGGAAGCCCCTTGCCTTGGGCTTGGACTTTggcttccccagctgtgctggtggGATGTGTTGGCAGGGCTTGGGTgcccctgcctcgccccacacTGCAGGTGTGCTGACGTCCTTCTCTTGCTCCCCCAGAGCGCTTTGACCATCACTGCCCCTGGGTTGGGAACTGCGTGGGGAAGAGGAACTACCGCTACTTCTACCTCTTCATTCTCTCGCTTTCGCTCCTCACCATCTACATCTTCACCTTCAACATTGTCTACGTGGCGCTCAGTGAGTCCTGCTGGCGGGGGGATCAGAGTGGGGAGCTGTGGGTCGGGATGGGGAGTTGGGTCAAGATCAGCACAGAAAATCAATAGATTGGAGGAGGCATGAGTTCTGTCTTCCTGGGCAGCACTGTACATTAACCTCTCTCATTTGTGTTGCCCAGAGTCCATGAAGATTGGCTTCCTGAACACGTTGAAAGAGACCCCTGGAACATATCTTTCCCCGCTGCGTGGAGTGTACCTGCCTCTCCCACCCCATACCctggtgagggagggagggaggtgtgtgTCTGAAAAGCAGCCACAGCCCTTGTGTGCAGCATCTTCTCAGGGGCTTTCTGGAGGCTTTCTTTTtaattggggggtgggagaggagtagGTATATATGTttagggggagcagaggggagcgaCACACAGTGTCATGGAGCAGGGTCAGTGGAAGATAAATGCTGTGCTGTGGGGTTGTGGATCCTTAACCAGCTGCTCACGGTACTGGAGGTGCTTATCTGTTTCTTCACCCTCTGGTCAGTGGTGGGGTTAACTGGATTCCACACCTTCCTGGTGGCTCTGAATCAGACGACCAACGAAGACGTGAGTGATGTTCCCCACTCTCTCCTGTCTGTCTGCTTGCCCCTCTCCAGCTTCTCTTCAGAgccatctcctctcccctcccccccaccctttctcATCAGTTCATCACTGGGTGAATTCCCCTCGCACGCAGC
This genomic interval from Malaclemys terrapin pileata isolate rMalTer1 chromosome 9, rMalTer1.hap1, whole genome shotgun sequence contains the following:
- the ZDHHC9 gene encoding palmitoyltransferase ZDHHC9 — protein: MSVMVVRKKAMRKWEKLPGRNTFCCDGRIMMARQKGIFYLTLFLILGTCALFFAFECRYLAVQLSPAIPVFAVVLFLFAMAMLLRTSFSDPGVIPRALPDEAAFIEMEIEATNGTVPQGQRPPPRIKNFQINNQIVKLKYCYTCKIFRPPRASHCSICDNCVERFDHHCPWVGNCVGKRNYRYFYLFILSLSLLTIYIFTFNIVYVALKSMKIGFLNTLKETPGTVLEVLICFFTLWSVVGLTGFHTFLVALNQTTNEDIKGAWTGKNRVQNPYSRGNIVKNCCEVLCGPLPPSVLDRRGILQQVESGAQGESSTRGPSTQEPSVPEKSSTQEPSAAQVLGAQVVGSVQEGSSSPTRQSAVPMLPLSPSGMPEETQPSAVELPAQPRDDGPTEH